A window of the Thalassophryne amazonica chromosome 11, fThaAma1.1, whole genome shotgun sequence genome harbors these coding sequences:
- the rab9b gene encoding ras-related protein Rab-9B, which yields MSAVEALVSIIRNCLKQGSINPGLPPGVETYKPARRPNWREVSVMSGKSLLLKVILLGDGGVGKSSLMNRYVTDRFDSQSFHTIGVEFLNRDLEVDGRLVTLQIWDTAGQERFKSLRTPFYRGADCCLLTFAVNDLQSFQNLGCWKKEFMYYSDVKDPERFPFVVLGNKVDMAEREVWEDEARAWCEENGCCPYFETSAKDDTNVTAAFEAAVREVLVAEDKIDHALLSSTIDLHGNRKISRTSCC from the exons atgtcagctgtaGAGGCGCTAGTGAGCATAATACGTAACTGTTTGAAACAGG GTTCCATCAACCCTGGTCTTCCACCTGGTGTGGAGACCTATAAGCCAGCGAGGAGGCCGAATTGGAGGGAAGTAAGCGTAATGAGTGGGAAAAGCCTGCTGCTGAAGGTGATCCTCTTGGGAGATGGCGGAGTGGGAAAATCCTCCCTGATGAACCGCTATGTCACAGACCGTTTTGACTCCCAGTCCTTTCACACTATTGGCGTGGAGTTCCTCAACCGGGACCTGGAGGTGGATGGGCGCCTGGTTACTCTTCAGATCTGGGACACAGCGGGCCAAGAGCGCTTCAAGTCGCTGCGCACACCGTTCTACCGAGGCGCCGATTGCTGCCTGCTTACGTTCGcagtgaatgacctgcagagcttcCAGAATCTAGGATGCTGGAAGAAGGAGTTCATGTACTACTCAGATGTTAAGGATCCTGAGCGGTTCCCTTTTGTGGTACTAGGTAACAAGGTAGACATGGCGGAGAGGGAGGTGTGGGAGGATGAGGCGCGGGCGTGGTGTGAAGAGAATGGCTGCTGCCCTTACTTTGAGACCAGCGCTAAGGATGACACAAATGTCACGGCCGCATTTGAGGCGGCTGTCAGGGAGGTTCTGGTTGCTGAGGACAAGATAGACCATGCTTTGCTGAGTAGTACCATTGATCTCCATGGCAACCGCAAGATCTCTCGTACATCCTGCTGCTGA
- the plp1a gene encoding proteolipid protein 1a isoform X2 translates to MGCYECCMRCLGGVPYCSLVATLLCFSGIALFCGCGHQALTETERIIETYFARNLQDYITLAYIIQYFQYVIYGLASFFFLYCIVLLAEGFYTTSASKQTFGEFRSTMCGRCLSSSFIVITYLLAVLWLLVFAFSALPVYFFYNMDATCHTIDILTETPASINQLCIDARQYGLLPWNAVPGKACGMTLSTVCKTREYRVTYNLYIAAFAGAGITLLALAHCPLHLAVAQLYLRHKAKEERMTFDLCGKLQRDRGGTLSSPYAANTFDTY, encoded by the exons ATGG GTTGCTACGAATGCTGTATGCGATGTTTGGGTGGGGTCCCCTACTGCTCCCTAGTGGCCACACTGCTGTGTTTCTCTGGGATTGCACTCTTCTGTGGCTGTGGGCACCAGGCactcacagagacagagagaatcaTTGAGACGTACTTCGCCCGTAACCTTCAGGACTACATCACCCTCGCCTACAT CATTCAGTATTTCCAGTATGTCATCTACGGTTTGGCCTCGTTCTTCTTCCTGTACTGCATTGTCCTGCTGGCTGAGGGTTTCTACACCACAAGTGCTTCCAAGCAAACCTTTGGCGAGTTCAGGAGCACCATGTGCGGCCGCTGCCTCAGCTCCTCG TTCATAGTGATAACATATTTACTGGCTGTATTGTGGCTGTTGGTGTTTGCCTTCTCCGCCCTGCCAGTCTACTTCTTCTACAACATGGATGCCACCTGCCACACCATTGACATTCTGACTGAGACCCCAGCGAGTATCAACCAGCTCTGCATTGATGCAAGACAATACG GACTCCTGCCTTGGAATGCTGTACCAGGAAAAGCTTGTGGAATGACTTTGTCGACTGTTTGCAAAACCAGAGAG TACAGAGTGACCTACAACCTCTACATCGCCGCCTTCGCCGGTGCGGGCATTACTCTGCTGGCTCTG GCGCACTGTCCCCTTCATCTAGCAGTGGCCCAGCTGTATCTAAGGCACAAGGCAAAAGAGGAGAGGATGACCTTTGATCTGTGTGGGAAGCTGCAGAGGGACAGGGGAGGAACGCTCTCCTCTCCATATGCCGCCAACACGTTTGACACCTACTGA
- the plp1a gene encoding proteolipid protein 1a isoform X1: MGCYECCMRCLGGVPYCSLVATLLCFSGIALFCGCGHQALTETERIIETYFARNLQDYITLAYIIQYFQYVIYGLASFFFLYCIVLLAEGFYTTSASKQTFGEFRSTMCGRCLSSSFIVITYLLAVLWLLVFAFSALPVYFFYNMDATCHTIDILTETPASINQLCIDARQYGLLPWNAVPGKACGMTLSTVCKTREYRVTYNLYIAAFAGAGITLLALLTYTASTTYNFAVLRYLGRKGVGARC; the protein is encoded by the exons ATGG GTTGCTACGAATGCTGTATGCGATGTTTGGGTGGGGTCCCCTACTGCTCCCTAGTGGCCACACTGCTGTGTTTCTCTGGGATTGCACTCTTCTGTGGCTGTGGGCACCAGGCactcacagagacagagagaatcaTTGAGACGTACTTCGCCCGTAACCTTCAGGACTACATCACCCTCGCCTACAT CATTCAGTATTTCCAGTATGTCATCTACGGTTTGGCCTCGTTCTTCTTCCTGTACTGCATTGTCCTGCTGGCTGAGGGTTTCTACACCACAAGTGCTTCCAAGCAAACCTTTGGCGAGTTCAGGAGCACCATGTGCGGCCGCTGCCTCAGCTCCTCG TTCATAGTGATAACATATTTACTGGCTGTATTGTGGCTGTTGGTGTTTGCCTTCTCCGCCCTGCCAGTCTACTTCTTCTACAACATGGATGCCACCTGCCACACCATTGACATTCTGACTGAGACCCCAGCGAGTATCAACCAGCTCTGCATTGATGCAAGACAATACG GACTCCTGCCTTGGAATGCTGTACCAGGAAAAGCTTGTGGAATGACTTTGTCGACTGTTTGCAAAACCAGAGAG TACAGAGTGACCTACAACCTCTACATCGCCGCCTTCGCCGGTGCGGGCATTACTCTGCTGGCTCTG CTGACCTATACTGCATCAACCACCTATAACTTTGCGGTCCTACGATATCTGGGACGAAAGGGCGTAGGGGCACGGTGTTAG